A genomic stretch from Malus domestica chromosome 15, GDT2T_hap1 includes:
- the LOC103400637 gene encoding probable lactoylglutathione lyase, chloroplastic isoform X1 gives MEYDTAFPFLYSLSFSSQKINKTISSSSEREREREREMVRIIPMASSIRPSLSTLRFAGASRLGFPFPSFTPSRRLACFQLASAVPQSPSFGLKASKLLRGDGKTAGVAAAGNAAQASTTASPENVLEWVKQDKRRMLHVVYRVGDLDRTIKFYTECLGMKLLRKRDIPEERYTNAFLGYGPEDSHFVIELTYNYGVDKYDIGTAFGHFGIAVEDVAKTVELIKAKGGKVTREPGPVKGGKTVIAFIEDPDGYKFELLERGPTPEPLCQVMLRVGDLDRSITFYEKAFGMELLRKRDNPEYKYTIAMMGYGPEDKSAVLELTYNYGVTEYDKGNAYAQIAIGTDDVYKTAEAVKLSGGKITREPGPLPGLNTKITACLDPDGWKSVFVDNVDFLKELE, from the exons ATGGAATACGACACGGCCTTCCCATTTCTTTATTCTCTCTCCTTTTcttcccaaaaaataaacaaaacaatttcttcaagttcagagagagagagagagagagagagagagatggtgcgGATAATTCCCATGGCGTCTTCAATCAGACCCTCGCTATCCACGCTGAGGTTCGCCGGAGCTTCTCGCCTGGGCTTTCCCTTCCCTTCCTTCACTCCTTCCCGGCGACTCGCTTGCTTCCAACTCGCTAGTG CTGTGCCACAGTCGCCGTCTTTCGGTCTGAAAGCTTCTAAGCTGTTGAGAGGAGATGGTAAAACCGCGGGGGTGGCTGCTGCTGGAAATGCCGCGCAAGCTAGCACAACAGCTTCCCCTGAAAATGTCCTAGAGTGGGTCAAACAGGACAAGCGGAGGATGCTCCATGTTGTTTACCGCGTTGGAGATTTGGACAGGACCATAAA ATTCTACACAGAATGCTTAGGAATGAAATTGTTGCGAAAGCGCGACATACCTGAGGAAAGATACACCAATGCTTTCCTTGGGTACGGGCCAGAGGATTCCCACTTTGTTATTGAACTCACTTACA ATTATGGAGTTGACAAGTATGATATTGGAACTGCATTTGGTCATTTTGGTATTGCCGTTGAGGAT GTTGCCAAGACTGTGGAGCTCATAAAAGCTAAGGGTGGCAAGGTAACTCGTGAACCTGGTCCGGTCAAAGGGGGAAAAACAGTAATTGCATTTATTGAAGATCCAGATGGTTATAAGTTCGAACTATTGGAAAGAGGGCCTACCCCTGAGCCCTTGTGTCAAGTTATGCTTCGTGTGGGCGATCTTGATCGATCCATAACTTTTTATGAAAAG GCTTTTGGCATGGAGCTCCTTCGCAAAAGAGATAATCCGGAATACAAG TATACTATAGCAATGATGGGTTATGGCCCCGAAGACAAAAGTGCTGTTCTGGAGTTGACATACAATTACGGGGTCACCGAATATGACAAGGGAAATGCTTATGCTCAG ATAGCAATAGGCACAGATGATGTCTATAAAACTGCTGAAGCAGTTAAACTCTCTGGGGGCAAGATTACTCGGGAGCCTGGGCCATTACCTGGTCTAAACACAAAGATCACTGCTTGCTTGGACCCTGACGGATGGAAATCG GTTTTTGTGGATAACGTTGATTTCCTCAAGGAATTGGAGTGA
- the LOC103400637 gene encoding probable lactoylglutathione lyase, chloroplastic isoform X2, with product MVRIIPMASSIRPSLSTLRFAGASRLGFPFPSFTPSRRLACFQLASGFVIISTCLMILSSIPAVPQSPSFGLKASKLLRGDGKTAGVAAAGNAAQASTTASPENVLEWVKQDKRRMLHVVYRVGDLDRTIKFYTECLGMKLLRKRDIPEERYTNAFLGYGPEDSHFVIELTYNYGVDKYDIGTAFGHFGIAVEDVAKTVELIKAKGGKVTREPGPVKGGKTVIAFIEDPDGYKFELLERGPTPEPLCQVMLRVGDLDRSITFYEKAFGMELLRKRDNPEYKYTIAMMGYGPEDKSAVLELTYNYGVTEYDKGNAYAQIAIGTDDVYKTAEAVKLSGGKITREPGPLPGLNTKITACLDPDGWKSVFVDNVDFLKELE from the exons atggtgcgGATAATTCCCATGGCGTCTTCAATCAGACCCTCGCTATCCACGCTGAGGTTCGCCGGAGCTTCTCGCCTGGGCTTTCCCTTCCCTTCCTTCACTCCTTCCCGGCGACTCGCTTGCTTCCAACTCGCTAGTG GTTTTGTGATCATTTCGACCTGCTTGATGATTTTGAGTTCTATACCAGCTGTGCCACAGTCGCCGTCTTTCGGTCTGAAAGCTTCTAAGCTGTTGAGAGGAGATGGTAAAACCGCGGGGGTGGCTGCTGCTGGAAATGCCGCGCAAGCTAGCACAACAGCTTCCCCTGAAAATGTCCTAGAGTGGGTCAAACAGGACAAGCGGAGGATGCTCCATGTTGTTTACCGCGTTGGAGATTTGGACAGGACCATAAA ATTCTACACAGAATGCTTAGGAATGAAATTGTTGCGAAAGCGCGACATACCTGAGGAAAGATACACCAATGCTTTCCTTGGGTACGGGCCAGAGGATTCCCACTTTGTTATTGAACTCACTTACA ATTATGGAGTTGACAAGTATGATATTGGAACTGCATTTGGTCATTTTGGTATTGCCGTTGAGGAT GTTGCCAAGACTGTGGAGCTCATAAAAGCTAAGGGTGGCAAGGTAACTCGTGAACCTGGTCCGGTCAAAGGGGGAAAAACAGTAATTGCATTTATTGAAGATCCAGATGGTTATAAGTTCGAACTATTGGAAAGAGGGCCTACCCCTGAGCCCTTGTGTCAAGTTATGCTTCGTGTGGGCGATCTTGATCGATCCATAACTTTTTATGAAAAG GCTTTTGGCATGGAGCTCCTTCGCAAAAGAGATAATCCGGAATACAAG TATACTATAGCAATGATGGGTTATGGCCCCGAAGACAAAAGTGCTGTTCTGGAGTTGACATACAATTACGGGGTCACCGAATATGACAAGGGAAATGCTTATGCTCAG ATAGCAATAGGCACAGATGATGTCTATAAAACTGCTGAAGCAGTTAAACTCTCTGGGGGCAAGATTACTCGGGAGCCTGGGCCATTACCTGGTCTAAACACAAAGATCACTGCTTGCTTGGACCCTGACGGATGGAAATCG GTTTTTGTGGATAACGTTGATTTCCTCAAGGAATTGGAGTGA